A genomic region of Pseudomonas sp. KU43P contains the following coding sequences:
- the tenA gene encoding thiaminase II: MSMDIFARLKSAAAPQWASYVDHDFVRQMGEGTLPEAAFRQYLVQDYLFLIQFARAWALAAYKSRLPADIRAAQAGLAAILDETELHLRLCARWGLTQADIEAAPEHQATVAYTRYVLDCGAAGDLLELHVALAPCVIGYAEIGRALSGQIGDLSNHPYREWIGEYAGDAYQGVAAAARKHLDELAARSMTEQRFVDLAGIFGQASRLEADFWQMGLDALEA; encoded by the coding sequence ATGAGCATGGACATCTTCGCACGCCTGAAATCGGCAGCCGCGCCGCAGTGGGCCAGCTACGTGGACCACGACTTCGTTCGCCAGATGGGCGAGGGCACCTTGCCCGAGGCAGCGTTCCGTCAGTACCTGGTGCAGGACTACCTGTTTCTCATCCAGTTCGCCCGCGCCTGGGCATTGGCCGCCTACAAGAGCCGCCTGCCTGCCGACATTCGCGCCGCTCAGGCTGGCCTGGCGGCCATCCTTGATGAGACCGAACTGCACCTGCGGCTGTGCGCGCGCTGGGGTCTGACGCAGGCCGACATCGAGGCGGCGCCGGAACACCAGGCCACCGTGGCCTATACCCGTTACGTACTGGACTGCGGCGCGGCGGGCGATCTGCTCGAACTTCACGTGGCACTGGCACCCTGCGTGATCGGCTACGCGGAAATCGGCCGTGCCCTGTCTGGGCAGATTGGCGACCTGAGCAACCATCCGTACCGTGAATGGATTGGCGAATATGCAGGCGACGCCTACCAGGGCGTTGCAGCTGCGGCGCGCAAGCACCTCGATGAACTGGCGGCGCGCAGCATGACCGAGCAGCGTTTCGTCGACCTGGCCGGCATCTTTGGCCAAGCTTCGCGGCTGGAAGCGGACTTCTGGCAGATGGGCCTGGACGCGCTCGAGGCCTGA
- a CDS encoding TenA family protein, which translates to MTERFSETLRRQNQPTWSAAVGHRFVTELCDGSVADPIMVRYLIQDHRFIDSFVTLLGAAIATADTFEARLRLGRFAGMICSDENTYFLRAFEALDVSPAQRAEPADTLPTAGFKAIMREAAASRSYAAALAVLNVAEGLYLDWALEAPKPLPANFVHAEWITLHDNPAFADFVAFLQTELDRVGPQEPELSSDFYARSVALELAFFDAIYEEQA; encoded by the coding sequence TTGACCGAACGCTTCAGCGAAACCCTGCGTCGCCAGAACCAACCGACCTGGTCGGCCGCCGTCGGCCACCGCTTCGTCACCGAGCTTTGCGACGGCAGCGTGGCGGACCCGATCATGGTCCGCTACCTGATCCAGGACCATCGCTTCATCGACAGCTTCGTGACCCTGCTCGGCGCGGCCATCGCCACGGCCGACACCTTCGAGGCGCGCCTGCGCCTGGGCCGCTTCGCCGGCATGATCTGCAGCGACGAGAACACGTACTTCCTGCGCGCCTTCGAGGCCCTGGACGTGAGCCCAGCGCAGCGCGCCGAGCCTGCGGACACACTGCCTACCGCCGGTTTCAAGGCGATCATGCGCGAAGCTGCCGCCAGCCGTTCCTACGCGGCCGCCCTGGCGGTACTCAACGTCGCCGAGGGCCTTTACCTGGACTGGGCGCTCGAGGCACCCAAGCCACTGCCGGCGAACTTCGTCCACGCCGAGTGGATCACCCTGCACGACAACCCCGCGTTTGCCGATTTCGTCGCTTTCCTGCAAACCGAGCTGGACCGGGTCGGGCCACAGGAGCCTGAACTGAGCAGCGATTTCTACGCCCGTAGCGTGGCTTTGGAACTGGCCTTCTTCGATGCCATCTATGAGGAGCAAGCATGA